From Chloroflexota bacterium, a single genomic window includes:
- a CDS encoding helix-turn-helix domain-containing protein, with the protein MDVYRAIADPTRRAILDELVDRSGQSLFEICARLTMKHGINSSRQAITQHLDVLEAAGLIRTRREGRSKLHWFVGGPLKAIAERWPISTDERGLER; encoded by the coding sequence GTGGACGTATATCGCGCGATCGCTGACCCAACCAGGCGAGCCATCCTGGATGAGCTCGTCGACCGGTCGGGGCAATCGCTCTTCGAGATTTGCGCACGCCTGACCATGAAACACGGCATCAACTCCTCACGGCAGGCGATCACGCAACACTTGGACGTCCTGGAGGCCGCCGGGCTGATTCGCACGAGGCGCGAGGGGCGATCGAAGCTCCATTGGTTTGTGGGCGGCCCGCTGAAGGCCATCGCGGAGCGTTGGCCGATCTCGACTGACGAAAGGGGATTGGAACGATGA
- a CDS encoding VOC family protein — translation MRINLAGVFVDDQQKALRFYTETLGFQVKHNIPLGEYAWITVVSAEDPEGTEFLLEPDAHPAVRPFVEALVADGIPSTSFAVDDVQAEHDRLVEKGVRFVQPPTDLGTVVTAIFDDTCGNLIQIQEEKPQP, via the coding sequence ATGAGGATCAACCTGGCCGGCGTCTTCGTGGACGACCAACAGAAGGCGCTTCGCTTCTACACGGAAACGCTTGGCTTCCAGGTCAAGCACAACATTCCCTTGGGCGAGTACGCCTGGATTACGGTGGTATCCGCGGAAGACCCGGAGGGGACGGAGTTTCTGCTCGAGCCTGATGCCCATCCCGCGGTCCGCCCGTTCGTGGAGGCGCTTGTGGCGGACGGCATCCCCAGTACCTCCTTCGCGGTCGACGACGTGCAAGCCGAACACGATCGTCTCGTGGAAAAAGGTGTGCGCTTCGTACAGCCGCCAACCGACCTCGGGACAGTCGTTACGGCGATATTCGACGATACATGCGGCAACTTGATCCAGATCCAAGAGGAGAAACCTCAACCGTAA